The window ATTTGCTCTGCGATTTCTGGGCGAAGTAGGAAGTCTATCATCTTATGAGCTGCTTCTACGTTTACTGCGCCAGAACTGATAGCAAAGTTATCAACCCAACCGATGCCGCCTTCTTTAGGGAAAACCAGTTTAATCGGCAGACCTTCATTTTGCGCTGCAGCAGCAGAACCGTTCCAAAGCATACCAAGACCCACTTCACCAGACATGTATGGCGCGCCAGGGTTATCTGAGTTAAACACAAGAACGTTTGGCATCAACTTACGCAGTTCAGCGTAGGCTTCGTCGATTTCTTTCTCGTTCGTCGTGTTACCTGAGTAACCTAACTTTCTCAGCGCGATGTGGAACACTTCACGTGTGTCGTCCATCATCATTAGCTGACCTTCAAGTTCAGGCTTCCATAAATCTGCCCAGCTTTGGAAATCTTCTGGATCGTACATGTCTGTGTTAACAGCCAAACCAGTAATAGCAACTACGTGTGGAATAGAGTAGTCGTTATTCGGGTCGTATGGCTTATCTAGGTAGTTTGTATCTAGATTGGAAAAATTGCTTAGCTTAGTTTTGTCGATCTTTTGAAGCATGCCTTCGTCGCGCATTTTAGACACGAAGTAGGTTGAAGGAACCACAAGGTCATAACCTTTATTGTGCGTTTTCAATTTTGCGTACAAAGTTTCATTCGACTCGTAAGTCGAGTAAATCACTTTGATGCCCGTTTCATCAGTGAACTGTTCTAAGATCTCACTGTTGATGTAAGGTCCCCAGTTCATGAATACCAATTCTTTGTCATCTTTTGCAAACGATGGTGCAGATAACATTGAAAGCGCACATGCACTACCAGCTAATAGAGTAGCCCATTTTTTCATTGACGTTAGCTCCAAACTAAACGTTGCCTAAAGGCAGTAGATAGAAAAACAGAATGGCAATTTACCATTCTGTTTATGAATAACATTTTTGTTAAACTTGAATCTTATCAAGTCCATCTCAGTAAAGAGTAGGAGACTTACTTGATTTTCTCTCTCGCTAACAACTGAGAAATAATCACCAGTATTAACGACACCACTAACATCACTGTTGCTAGGGCATTGACCTCTGGAGATATACCGACTTTAACCATCGAGTAAATCTTCAGTGGCAAGATTTCGTAAGTTGGCCCTGTAACAAAAGAGCTGATGATCACATCGTCCAAAGACAGAGTGAAGCTCAATAACCAACCCGCAGCAACCGCTGGCTTAGCAAGAGGCAGGATGATCTGTTTTAGAATCGTCCATTCACTTGCACCTAAATCTTTTGCGGCTTCTAGCATCTTCACATCAAAGCCATTCAAGCGACTGTAGACCGTGACAACAACGAACGGCAGACAGAAAGTAATGTGCGCTGCAAGTAGGGTAAAGAACCCAAGTTGCACACCCATTACCAAGAATAGCGCAAGAAGCGAAATCGCCATTACGATATCTGGTGACATCATCACGATGAACAACATGCCATTGACGAT of the Vibrio lentus genome contains:
- a CDS encoding extracellular solute-binding protein, producing MKKWATLLAGSACALSMLSAPSFAKDDKELVFMNWGPYINSEILEQFTDETGIKVIYSTYESNETLYAKLKTHNKGYDLVVPSTYFVSKMRDEGMLQKIDKTKLSNFSNLDTNYLDKPYDPNNDYSIPHVVAITGLAVNTDMYDPEDFQSWADLWKPELEGQLMMMDDTREVFHIALRKLGYSGNTTNEKEIDEAYAELRKLMPNVLVFNSDNPGAPYMSGEVGLGMLWNGSAAAAQNEGLPIKLVFPKEGGIGWVDNFAISSGAVNVEAAHKMIDFLLRPEIAEQISRDTGYLTAVKASNEKFKDSPALFPSQEDLDRVEWQAAVGDKTVKYEDYFMKLKAGQ
- the potC gene encoding spermidine/putrescine ABC transporter permease PotC encodes the protein MGRTVKFSFMALVYAFLYLPIIVLIANSFNANKFGMKWGGFTTKWYDALINNDSLMQAAWHSINVAVFSATAATIVGSLTAVALFRYQFKGKGIVNGMLFIVMMSPDIVMAISLLALFLVMGVQLGFFTLLAAHITFCLPFVVVTVYSRLNGFDVKMLEAAKDLGASEWTILKQIILPLAKPAVAAGWLLSFTLSLDDVIISSFVTGPTYEILPLKIYSMVKVGISPEVNALATVMLVVSLILVIISQLLAREKIK